The sequence below is a genomic window from Nicotiana tomentosiformis chromosome 6, ASM39032v3, whole genome shotgun sequence.
TTTGAGAGATATCACATAATAAAACTTTATTTGTTGATTAACGTGTTACtaaactttcataaatgtctctcTTAGATCAATATTTCTCTTAGTACAATATTGTAAAGAAATTTATTGATGatggaaaatataaatttttgacGTCTAAAATATAGTTGTTGTTGAGATACTAGCTACTAAAAGAGGAATAAAAGTATACAGCGAAATTTTTTTATCCTTGTAAAATAAAGAGGCAATAAAGAAAGGCCTAACCATAGATGAAAGACTTTAAATTTGCTAGTTCGGTAAGAACAATTAGACTACAAGGACGCAAGAATAAGACCCAACTAAATTTATTATTGAGACGAATATTTGACGTCGAAATTTACCGCTAGACTCTTTAATGTCTTGaatcaaatataattaaagtggTTCTTTTAATTATATACGAGGAAGCACCTCAAAAGCATCACTAAATGTCCacaatatttttcattaattacaTTCCCAACTTCATTTGCATCAAACACAAAATTCCCTTCTTGTTTTTATGTAGTATTATATTATCATAAATTAAGGGGGAAAAACATAAAGGACATAGAGAATTAGCTGTAGTAAGATAAGGAGCACAGTCAAGATCCATCTGATCTGTCTTTTAGATTACTTTTCCTCCTCTACTTCTCTCCATCTCTCTTAATTAATTTTAGAAGAAAAAACTACTTTTTACAAAATTACATTAGATTACTTACTATAATAAATAGAGAATATATAATAACagtaaaaattagaaaatatacaAGCGTTTAATTACTTACTGTATTATTCAAGAAAACTAATTTAACAAACCCATATTAGATTTAAGTATTAATTAATTAGTAATAGTAAGAAATAGAAAATATATAAGCATTTAATTACTTactgtattattaaaaaaaagtaattttaCAAATCTATATTAGATGAAGTGTATTAATATAAGTAATAACAGTAAGAAATAGAAAATATATAAGCATTTAATTACTTACTGTATTATTCAAGAAAACTAATTTAATAAATTCATGTTAGATTTAagtattaatttaattaataacagTAAGAAATAGAAAATATATAAGCATTTAATTACTTACTATATTATTCAAGAAAACTAACTTAACAAATTCATATTAGATTTCAGTATtttaatataattaataataacaGTAAGAAATAGAAAATATATAAGCATTTAATTACTTACTGTATTATTCAAAAAAACTAATTTAACAAATATATATTAGATTTAAGTATATCAATATAAGTAAATATATAAGCATTTAATTACTTACTGTATAATTTCATAAATATTCTCTTTCCCTGAATCCAAGCTCCACTTGTTTCTCTGCAAAATCCGCCATTTCCTCATTCCTCTATATTTCCACCCAAAAAGTGATGTGCATTTTTTCTGCTGCAAATCTCTTCCGCCATTTCTGAAAACTCcgtttctttctctctctataaAACCTTTTCTCTCTCTCTACAAGTCCAAATGGATAACCCATCGGAGGATTCCTCGGATTCTCCTCAACAGCTGCCCGAATCTCCTGTAAACGATGACCAACGTGTTTATTTAGTTCCTTACAGGTAAAATCTCACTTCCCCGTTTTGACCCATTCCTCATGCAACTGTTTGTTTATGTATATCAacataaaagtaaaaataaataaaaataaagaattgaATTCTCGGATTTTGCTTTCCCAATTGATTTTATGATTTGGTTTGATCCAATTCAGCTAAACCCGAATCTGAACCCATGAGATAACGAGAAAGTCGAAAcaagttctagttttttttttcttttttctttttgtttaaattacttatatttttatttgtattaCTTGTCATTTAGATTGGTAATTGTATTAGCTTCCCTACATTGGAATGTTGTAGTTTTTTTAATCAAGTCTTATTATCTGGATCAAATCGTGTTgtgagtttttttattttttttattagttgCCATTTGGATTGGTAATTGTATTAGCTTTTGTACATTGAACTAGTGTTGGTTTTTAATCAATGTTGTTGGTTTTTGTTATCTGTTAACCGGTGGATCAAATCATGTTGTGGGTTGTATATTTTTGTTTTGTGAGCTTAAGCATAAGAAAGTATCGGCCTTGGATTTTCAGTTGtgtttttttgatgaagtaaatAGTTTCACCAATGTCATCAAGAAGATGCAAGTATTACGAAAGATTAGGCCAGAGAGTATCAGCTTCAATTACATTGGCCTAGATTGCTAAGGAGCTGATAAAGTCCAGAAAGTTAACAGGGTAAGTTACAATAGATAGTTTTGCCAactaaataaaagtaaaagacacCTAGCTATCAGTTGTTAACAATGGAGAAGTAGTATAGCAAAGTGCCGGCAAGATCTGAAAGTGGTGGTTATAAGGACCTGTTTAATAACTTAGTAAACCTTAGAAGAAGCTGACAAATTGTTCCATCTACAATTTGTCAACCTTAATAGAGGTGCACACAAGCTGGTcggacaccacggttatcaaattttttgtttaaaaaatgTTCCATCTCGATAAAATATCAATTGATTATGCATTATGTTGTCAGTTCAAATATTGTTTCTCGCAATTATTATAAAAAGTGCATATCTGTGGAGAAGTGCTCCGCGGGCTAGTGCGGTGGTAGGGGAGAGTGGTAAAAATGACACAAATGATGCTTTCCACTTGCTAGTGGTTGTTAAGAAGAGAGAGAATGTTTGAGCGGGAAGGACGGGGTAAATAGCATGGAAATGTTAATTGAAAGAAGTTAAAAGTTACCCTTTGCAGCGTCTTCTCTAGGTAAGAATTTTTTGTCTGTGTTTTCCCGAGTAGAGGGTTAAAGTGTTGCACACACATATATTACAGGTGCCACAGACACGTATATGTTTAGAGTACTATATAAGAAAGCGTGTTTGTGTTCTAGGTGGTGGAAAGAAGCACAGGAGTCATCACCATCAGATGGGAAGTCAGTGACTTTGTACGCAGCGGCACCAGCTCCATCTTATGGAGGGCCAATGAAAATCATTAACAACATATTTAGCCCAGACGTCGCATTTAACTTGAGGAGAGAGGAGGAATCTTTATCACAGAGTCAGGAGAATGGTGAAGTTGGGGTATCTGGTCGGGACTATGCTTTGGTCCCTGGCGACATTTGGCTGCAGGCACTCAAATGGTCAGTATTTTAGAGCAGTTTCCAATTTGTATTCCTTGAAGTGTGTTAGATAAAGCCTCTTCTGACGGAGATTTACGCCATAGTTGTTGAGCATTCTGAGGATACCATTTGCATATGTGTTTTTCTCGACTTCAAATAAAACATTGATTTTTCACTTCTGGTTACAACAACCACTTGCAATTTGTTGTTTGGTTTCTTCTGCTTTTCAGACCATTCACATTTTCATTTCACATGAAAGAGGCCTCAAGCCTTTCGAGGCTTCATTGTTGTTGCTAGTCCGATGGCAATTCCCAGTTATAAATATATATTGTTAAATGCCTTGTGAATGCATATGGAAGCTCGTTTTTTAAAGCATTTTGAGATTTCATTCTAACAAGACCACTGTTTATTCTTTCAGCTTTAAAGTGCTAAGCTCAATCTATTAATtcgcttccttattttctttgtctctttcatatattttttttgtgtgtgtggggGGTGGGGATTGGTGTTAACTTATAACTGATTATTTCACTTTCCTTTTTGGTGTTTTTGCACATCTAAGAAAGGGAATTTGTCTTTTGATCCTAGTAACATGTTATTTAGCACGTTAATTTCATACATCTGGCACTATGTAAAAGTTGATCTTTTGATTATAGAGTTCTGATTAGTTTGATTGGAATTGCTCCTTTCCATCCAGGCACAGTAACTCTAAAGCTGCGGCTAAGAATGGAAAAAGCTTTTCAGCTACAGATGAGGATATTGCAGATGTCTATCCTTTACAGCTGAGGCTTTCTGTTTTGCGGGAAACCAGTTCCTTGGGAGTCAGGATAAGCAAAAAGGTTAATAATAACTTTGGAATTTCTAGTTTCATCTACAATTCCCATGAGATTTGTACTGTCATAATATCCATAGAGTGCATAATCACATGTGATCTTTTTGGTACAGACCTTGCCACAATTTGTGAAGCTGACTTTCTTTTTCATCAGCTGCTTTGCCATCTTTCATCCTTCACTTTTGTTGTTGCTGTTTATTGTTGAAACTGAAGGATCTAAGATGGACAAGTCCAAAATATCAACTTTAAGAACAAGGGTTATGCATGAAGCCCTCTATTCTCATCCTCATATTAATTACTTGGAATGGGCATAGCTGTTAAGTGCTTCCATTTTTGTTTGATATTTAAATATTAACAGTAAGAGCTTTTTATGGTTCTGGGTTGTGCAAAAAGAGGACAAGTATGTTAGCTGGATACGTATCTTTTTGCTGACAAAATGGGATAAATTTTGCATGGTAATTTTTGGCTTTACATGAATTTGTTGACAAGGATATCAATCCTATTGATATTTATGTAATTCACTTGAAGCATTTAATACTTCTATTTCCCAATTACAGAATTGCTCATCAGCAATTTTTGACCACAGTGAGTTCTAGAGAAGTGAGTCTTTTGAAAATGATAGTAGAAAGAGCGCTTCCTTTCTCTAGATTGTCTTTCTAGCAAAGTAAATTAATCTAGAGTTAAATTGTATTGACAGGAATAAACAATATAAGCGGTATTTTCATCCAGACACCCCTCCCCTGTTTGTGGAGCAGAAAGAAACTATGTAATTGGGAATCACTTAGTTTTGAGATAACATAGTAGACTATGTGACAgttttattcttttaatttaaaACTAACAAGTTGTCTTATATCTAAAGTTTTAGCAGAATCATTTATTCTGCCTCTAATAGCTTGGAAGAACTATATATCATTTGAGGTCTTTACTTGCCGAAAGACATCGGAGATGAAGTTAGTTTTTTATTAGATCAGATATGAAATTAGTTCTAGCTTTTTTTATATACTCAAGGATGCCCTGACTTCCTCCATCTTTATCTGTTTTTGAGAAATTCTCTTTCTTGACTGCCAAATGCTAAGAGGAAATGGTACCAAGCGGTTACATGCAAACCCTGGTCTGAAGAAATAAAATAGCTAGAGTTCTAATTTTCATAAAGCTAATAGGAAATAATTTGATCACTtgtgaaaataagccaaaagaaTGATGCTCATTCGAACAAAGTTCTCTTAGAGTTACTACATATTTCGTTGTGTATACATGATCCTTCAATGCTacttcatatttattatttacccgAAAGTTGATGTTAATTTGAGCTCTTTTTTTCTTAACAATGTTATTGCTGACTTGTCCGTTTACTGTCTCAGCTTGTGTACATAAAAATGTAGTTTCCAAAATGTTGTTTGTATTTTGTAACTGTTGCATGTTAAACATTTGCAATATTGCGGTGGACaacgtttctttttttttttcttgcaaTAATATCCTCACcgatgttcttttttttttttaactatcCTCACCGATGCTTTGGAGTCAGTTAAGCTGCTTTATTTCCTTTAGAGTCTAGTTTTACATTTGTCTTCTCACATTTGATTCAGGACAATACAGTTGAATGCTTTAAAAGAGCCTGCAGAATTTTTAGTGTCGATACAGAACCCGTAAGTTTCAATACTGTTGTTAATCAATTGCAATGGTATCTCTTTCAGGAGATTAATGGTATTTTTGTTCTCTGCAGTTACGGATTTGGGATTTATCTGGGCAGACGGCATTGTTTTTTTCAGATGAAAACAATAAGATCCTCAAAGACTCTCAGAAACAGTCAGAGCAAGATGTATGTACTTTCAACTGTGTCATACTTCATGACTAACCAATAAACAAGTCGACCAATGCTTCTGCGGCATTCACTATTTTTCCTGTCTTTACTAAGGAAATAATTTAGTTATGCTTTTTTCTAATTGTTTTCTAATTAAgtgtttttagcagatttttccATTTCTTTATCTAGTGTTTGTGTCGTAAAAAGATATATAATGATTGAGGTGATGAATATGCTTACTTAACACTTCATCTAGGAATGAAGTGAGACAATGATTTTTCTCCATTTTCTATATAAGTGTTGTTTTTTCTTGAGCATGGACAATGCTAAGCCCACCAAAATTCAGTTTTATGCGACTCTCTTTCATTTTAGGGTTCGTTCTGGAGTTATTCATTTATAAGCAGTAGATGTGCTCTTTCCTTGTACTTTCAATGATGTACACTCTAAGAAACTTTAGCTCTTTTATTACCCTGGGACAAAAGAAACACATAATAAACGGGACTGTCATGTCTAACGACCAGCTTATACACCCATTCGTCTTGGAGAACAGGCGGGTAAATTCAGCTTAGTTATGCTGTTTTTCAGCTGGATCTAAGATTACAAAAAGAGCAActgttttgttttttgtttttttccatTTGTGGCAGTTATTACCGGTGTGGTTCATCATTGattgtttttgtattttcttaGGCTGTTTATCTGTGAAACAAATTGAAAGAGATGCCAAAGTTTTATCTGTTTTATGTTTCTTTTTTCCTTGTGGGTTACCATTTAACTGAGAGCAAGGTAAACCTTTACTGTTGAAGGCATTTTGCTGGTTATGGGTTGCCTTATAGTCTTATTACTGACTCTTGAATTAACTCTAGAATTTAGTGTTTAATGGTTCGCACCGCTTGTAAGCAAGAAATGATTTGGACAAACTTCTTATTTTGTCCTCTTATGTTTTTGCTTGCAGATGCTCTTGGAGTTGCAGGTCTATGGGTTATCAGATTCTGTTAAAAATAAAGTGAAAAAAGATGAGATGTCAATGCAATACCCTAATGGTTCTTCTTTTCTGATGAATGGTACTGGCAGTGGTATAACCTCTAATCTCACTAGGAGCAGTTCTTCATCATTTTCTGGAGGTCCATGTGAAGCTGGTACCTTGGGCTTGACTGGATTGCAAAACCTAGGGAACACCTGTTTCATGAACAGTGCTCTTCAGTGCCTTGCACATACGCCAAAGCTTGTTGATTACTTTCTCGGGGACTACAAGAGAGAAATAAATCATGATAACCCTTTGGGAATGAATGTAAGCAATCTTGAATATTTCAAGATCATTACGTGCTGCTTTAGATGTTTTCTTCAGTTCTCTCTGAATAAGTCAATGTTGACATCCCTTAACCTATTCTACATTATATGTGGTtggaaaagtaaaagaaaaagagaaattcATTTGATTACTCTCCAGGTGAGGAATTCTTTATTTACCTCCAATTGTTTTGTTAGCCCGGACAAAAGAAAACGATATGCTTATCCGTTCCATTCAATTTAGTAGGGGTTGAGAAAATTGATTCGGAGGGTATTCAATATCTCCACTTTTTGTTTCGTACCAAACAAGGGGAATAAACTTTACCTCTTTTACTTTTCCTCCTCCTTCCACCTCATCTCATCCCAATCAAACATTGTGTTCTAATCTGTCTCCTTACATATTTTATTGTCTAAGTTCCTCTCTTTAAATTCTTTCAGGGTGAAATTGCATCTGCTTTTGGTGACCTTTTGAAGAAATTATGGGCTCCTGGAGCGACTCCTGTGGCACCTAGAACATTCAAATTAAAGCTTGCTCATTTTGCTCCTCAATTCAGCGGCTTTAATCAGCATGATTCTCAGGTCCTTTCAGTCCTTCCTGTTGGATTTAGTTTCCCAGTTTTAGGTCACTTATTAACGCTCTCTTTTCTGTCCTCTCATTTTGTGGGCATCTTTTGACATCTAATTCTCCTATTTATATCTGCAGGAGCTCCTAGCTTTTCTATTGGATGGACTCCACGAAGATTTGAACCGTGTCAAGAATAAACCTTATGTTGAAGCTAAGGATGGAGATGATCGTCCAGATGAAGAAATTGCTGATGAATACTGGAATAATCATCTGGCTCGTAATGATTCCATCATAGTGGACGTTTGCCAGGTGAGTAACATCCGATGGTCTCTTGTATCTCACTAGAAGTAGGAAACATTTGATATCACCGGCACTCAGTGGTCTCTCGTCTCTCACAGGCAAATGTGAATTATTGATCTCATTTCAACATTGACTTGAAAAAGCAAGAAGAATGAAGTggcatattttttaaaaatatctgAACTCTACTGTATTTGTGCTGCAAGAGTTGTTCTAGGATGAGAGAGTAATTATACCCCAACTGTTTGGGGAAGTTTAACCAGTGTTCCTAAAGCTTGCTTCAAATTTCTCAGATATTTTTGTCTAGATTCTCTGCCTTTTTCATCAATAAGATTTCTTACCTTACTCAAAAGAAATTGTAAGTAATGGAAATTGAATTCAACTCTTACCATAAGTAATGGAAATTGAATTAGTCGTCCCTTTCAAATCAATCCGATAACCAACTTGGTTCAATAATTCGGAATAGTGGGAGTACTATTTGTTAACAACTGACATACTATTTTCCTAGAATGCAGTCCTGAACTAAGAGCTGAATTTTGGATTCAGGtttattttaaaacaaattaGTTTTATTTGTAGTGCTCCCTGTTTTCTCTATATGGTCTCCGCATTTTATCTTTGATGTCTTTTtgagttttactgaaatttcctaaaagaagaagaatattcCAGCCTTTAATCTCCAtaagaaagttaaatttttgttCTTCCATAGTTTACAAGTTTAATTATATAAAAACTTGAACCTAccttatcaaaaaagaaaaagaattatgTGAAAACCTTGAACATTGTGAATGTTTCTGACATTTGTGCACTCTATAGGTGTGTTTGGAAGTAATTGGTCTTTTTATGCGTTATGTAGTCTATGGCGGTATGTAATTTCTAAATTCCTCTTTGGCCAATCATCTGTGAGATAAAGCTCTGCAATTCTAAGATAATTTCGAATACCACCAATTGATGATAGCTTgtcattttttttagtttttttattctGTAATTTTTTGCATTAATAAAGTTGACTCTTAGCCATGTCTATCACTAGATGTcgtaaattttgaaatttcactTTAGAAACCATGTACATAGTACATGTTTCCTAGCAGGTCGTGATTTGTCTATGACTTTTAGGAGGATTTAAAAGTTTACTTCATCTGACTCCCTTTTTCTGCACATTTATACAAGTTTCTTTTCTAGTCTTGCTTCTCAGAGCTTATCTCGATTGTTGCAGGGTCAATATCGTTCCACATTGGTCTGTCCTGTTTGCAAAAAGGTCTCCATCATGTTTGATCCTTTCATGTATTTGTCACTGCCTCTTCCATCTACATCTATGAGGTCAATGACTGTCACAGTTATAAAAAATGGCAGTGATATTCAGATATCTGCCTTTACAATCACTGTTTCCAAGGATGGAAGACTTGAAGATCTTATTCGTGCTTTAAGCACTGCATGCTCTTTGGACGCTGATGAGACCCTTTTGGTGGCTGAGGTAAAGTGCAGAATTTCCAGTGATGAGAAATGGTTATGGATTTCAAGTTGTTGCTTTATTGTTTCCTAAATAGAACTTATTACATACTGTGTATTGGATAGTCAAGTAGAGTCCTTTTTCCTATTTCCAAAATTTTATTTCCAGCTCTtgctgggttgttgttgttgtatttccaGCTCTTACTCCATTTAATGTTACAGATATACAACAACCGCATTATACGTTATCTTGAGGAGCCAGCCGATTCATTATCCTTAATAAGAGATGGTGACCGACTTGTTGCTTATCGGTTGCACAAGGGTACTGAAGAAGCCCCCTTGGTTGTGTTTACGCATCAACAGATTGATGAGTATGTCTTGACTTCATAATTTGGGCATTATCTTTTTTTGCTTTAAAGTTCATCAAACATTACTAGCCATTACTCAGATGTGTCTTGCATGCACAGCTATGTTTCATAAGTAATAAGTTGGGGGAAAAAGTACTCCAAGGGTGGTGCTTCCACATCATCACTCTTAATCATGGCAGGGTTTGGATGTGGGCGTACTTGATGACTACATTGCTTAAAAGAATTGACAAAATATTTTCGCAGATGACATATGTAGTAATATCTCAGTCTATTAGTTTGCTTTATGGAGATCGGGTGATTAATTCATGATCGACACAACTCCAGTTAGTTAATAGAGTAGGCTGTTAGTTGTCATATACTTCTATCTTGTATAAAGTAAAAATGTGAGGTGGTTTATTTAGTACTGTTGAGCATCCTCAGTCTCAATTCGCTTCACTTGAATACATTACAAATCATCGTTATGCATGGTTCGTCGAGCAACATGTAGTTCAGATGATGTGTGTGATCCTTCTAGATTATTTGGACAATCATGAAACTATTGCTTCTTCCATGCATCTTACTGCTGAAGCTGTATATGATATGGAATTTCCTGCTGTTTTGTTTGCTGATTATGTTTAGTTTAACTTTTGATCCATTGAAAGATTCTCATAGTGGTCCTTGACTCATTAAATGAGATGGCTgatatttattttggcaaaatatcatttccttcttgatttcctcttcCATTCTAGCAATCTTATGAAGACTGCATGTGCAGGCATTATATATACGGAAAGCTGACCTCAAACATGAAGACATTTGGCATTCCGCTTGCCGCGCATAGTAGAGTTCTTACAGGATCTGATATCCGTAGTCTTTATCTACAGATACTTACACCATTCTTAGTCCACAATACAGCCCAAGCAGATAATCTTAACTGTGATAGAAGTGCTACTGAAGCATGTACAGTTTCAGAAGTCATCACAGACATGGAACCTGGCAACTCAATAGTAAACGGGGTTCCAGAAAGCATTGCTGAAGAAGATACTGCCGAACCTTTAGACATGGAATTTCAATTTTACCTATCAGATGATAAGGCAACCTTTAAAGGCTCCGAGATTGTAATGAATGAGCCATTACAGTCCACAGATATCTCTGGACGGTTAAATGTACTTGTAAGTTGGTCACCTAAAATTCTTGAACAGTACAATACAGGCCTTTTCAGCTCACTGCCAGAAGTTTTTAAATCTGGTTTTTTTGCCAAAAGACCACAAGAATCTGTCTCTCTGTATAAATGTCTTGAGGCATTTCTGAAGGAAGAGCCTCTAGGGCCAGAAGATATGTGGTAAGTATGCAACTCCCTCACTTCTGTGATTGTACACCATTCATATGCAAGCTATGTATTCATAACATATGAAATTTCTCGTAATGCTTCCCTTTTTGCTTCTTCTTTGGTTTGTGCTAATATTATAAACCCTCAACTTTTGTAATTACATAATTGTATTTTTCCAATTATACCATTTTATTTCATTTCTGTCAATATTTTCCACCGCGTCGTGATTGCTTATTGTGGATAAACCATTCTTATTAGCCTCCCCTCAACCAAATTGGACCTTGACTTTGCAACATGGCATGAGTAGTATCCTTCCAACTTCTAGTTCAGTTATGTTAAAGAAACAATGACAGCATCTGATGATCTTATGTAACACCTATTGATTTTCTGCACATTGTGCTTCTGAAATGCTTTATGTGTTGCTCTTTGTTTCTTGTATATTCATAGCAACTACAGACAGTAATTGAGATAATAATATTCAGCTATTTACCTGGGGCCACTA
It includes:
- the LOC104105412 gene encoding ubiquitin carboxyl-terminal hydrolase 8 isoform X1, which codes for MDNPSEDSSDSPQQLPESPVNDDQRVYLVPYRWWKEAQESSPSDGKSVTLYAAAPAPSYGGPMKIINNIFSPDVAFNLRREEESLSQSQENGEVGVSGRDYALVPGDIWLQALKWHSNSKAAAKNGKSFSATDEDIADVYPLQLRLSVLRETSSLGVRISKKDNTVECFKRACRIFSVDTEPLRIWDLSGQTALFFSDENNKILKDSQKQSEQDMLLELQVYGLSDSVKNKVKKDEMSMQYPNGSSFLMNGTGSGITSNLTRSSSSSFSGGPCEAGTLGLTGLQNLGNTCFMNSALQCLAHTPKLVDYFLGDYKREINHDNPLGMNGEIASAFGDLLKKLWAPGATPVAPRTFKLKLAHFAPQFSGFNQHDSQELLAFLLDGLHEDLNRVKNKPYVEAKDGDDRPDEEIADEYWNNHLARNDSIIVDVCQGQYRSTLVCPVCKKVSIMFDPFMYLSLPLPSTSMRSMTVTVIKNGSDIQISAFTITVSKDGRLEDLIRALSTACSLDADETLLVAEIYNNRIIRYLEEPADSLSLIRDGDRLVAYRLHKGTEEAPLVVFTHQQIDEHYIYGKLTSNMKTFGIPLAAHSRVLTGSDIRSLYLQILTPFLVHNTAQADNLNCDRSATEACTVSEVITDMEPGNSIVNGVPESIAEEDTAEPLDMEFQFYLSDDKATFKGSEIVMNEPLQSTDISGRLNVLVSWSPKILEQYNTGLFSSLPEVFKSGFFAKRPQESVSLYKCLEAFLKEEPLGPEDMWYCPACKQHRQATKKLDLWRLPEILVIHLKRFSYNRFLKNKLETYVDFPTHDLDLSSYLAYKDGKSSYRYMLYAISNHYGSMGGGHYTAFVHQGADRWYDFDDSHVYSISQDKLKTSAAYVLFYRRVEEI
- the LOC104105412 gene encoding ubiquitin carboxyl-terminal hydrolase 8 isoform X2, coding for MKIINNIFSPDVAFNLRREEESLSQSQENGEVGVSGRDYALVPGDIWLQALKWHSNSKAAAKNGKSFSATDEDIADVYPLQLRLSVLRETSSLGVRISKKDNTVECFKRACRIFSVDTEPLRIWDLSGQTALFFSDENNKILKDSQKQSEQDMLLELQVYGLSDSVKNKVKKDEMSMQYPNGSSFLMNGTGSGITSNLTRSSSSSFSGGPCEAGTLGLTGLQNLGNTCFMNSALQCLAHTPKLVDYFLGDYKREINHDNPLGMNGEIASAFGDLLKKLWAPGATPVAPRTFKLKLAHFAPQFSGFNQHDSQELLAFLLDGLHEDLNRVKNKPYVEAKDGDDRPDEEIADEYWNNHLARNDSIIVDVCQGQYRSTLVCPVCKKVSIMFDPFMYLSLPLPSTSMRSMTVTVIKNGSDIQISAFTITVSKDGRLEDLIRALSTACSLDADETLLVAEIYNNRIIRYLEEPADSLSLIRDGDRLVAYRLHKGTEEAPLVVFTHQQIDEHYIYGKLTSNMKTFGIPLAAHSRVLTGSDIRSLYLQILTPFLVHNTAQADNLNCDRSATEACTVSEVITDMEPGNSIVNGVPESIAEEDTAEPLDMEFQFYLSDDKATFKGSEIVMNEPLQSTDISGRLNVLVSWSPKILEQYNTGLFSSLPEVFKSGFFAKRPQESVSLYKCLEAFLKEEPLGPEDMWYCPACKQHRQATKKLDLWRLPEILVIHLKRFSYNRFLKNKLETYVDFPTHDLDLSSYLAYKDGKSSYRYMLYAISNHYGSMGGGHYTAFVHQGADRWYDFDDSHVYSISQDKLKTSAAYVLFYRRVEEI